The Fictibacillus arsenicus genome contains a region encoding:
- the cyoE gene encoding heme o synthase: protein MERNLEKQKMSAVLGQTVKTGIIKSNLVPMFAGLTLALYTYDIDPGDKLLDVLFVLIGTILVIGAAGTFNNIYDRDIDAIMERTKVRPTVTGEINVRSALTLGIVMAVLGMIALAFTTPLAAVLGFLGLFFYVVPYTMLTKRRTIYNTEVGSISGAMPPLIGWAAMTGTLTHPAIAALFIIQVIWQMPHFYAIAIRRHDEYKAAKIPMLPVVKGVKRTYTQTNIYLVLLSLTSFLFFPLSLGLTLVALLLNVGWLVLSIYGYKKNKDSEKWAKLLFIYSLIHMTILFSTVIVYSLVGIFILK, encoded by the coding sequence ATGGAAAGAAATTTGGAAAAACAAAAGATGTCAGCTGTCCTAGGACAAACGGTCAAAACAGGGATTATTAAATCAAACCTTGTACCGATGTTCGCTGGATTGACCCTGGCATTATATACGTACGATATTGATCCTGGTGATAAACTGTTAGATGTCTTATTCGTCTTGATCGGTACAATCCTTGTGATTGGTGCTGCGGGGACTTTTAATAATATTTATGACCGCGATATCGATGCAATTATGGAAAGAACGAAGGTAAGACCGACTGTTACGGGTGAGATCAATGTGCGTTCAGCATTAACTCTCGGTATCGTGATGGCTGTTCTCGGTATGATTGCTCTTGCTTTTACTACTCCGCTCGCTGCAGTGTTAGGTTTTCTTGGTCTGTTCTTTTATGTTGTACCTTATACAATGCTAACGAAACGCAGAACGATCTATAACACAGAGGTCGGCTCTATATCGGGTGCGATGCCTCCACTGATCGGTTGGGCTGCGATGACCGGAACACTTACTCATCCAGCCATTGCTGCATTATTCATCATTCAAGTAATCTGGCAGATGCCGCACTTCTATGCGATTGCGATCCGCCGACATGATGAGTACAAAGCCGCAAAAATTCCGATGCTTCCGGTTGTAAAAGGTGTTAAGAGAACGTATACCCAAACCAACATTTACTTAGTGTTATTGAGCTTAACAAGTTTTCTCTTTTTCCCGTTAAGCTTGGGTCTGACGCTCGTTGCCCTTTTACTTAATGTAGGCTGGCTCGTACTCAGCATCTACGGCTATAAGAAAAATAAGGATTCAGAGAAATGGGCAAAACTGCTCTTCATCTACTCGCTGATCCACATGACAATTCTGTTTTCGACAGTTATCGTTTACTCCCTAGTTGGGATCTTCATCCTTAAATAG
- a CDS encoding AAA family ATPase, giving the protein MKLVLLFGPQAVGKMTVGHELEKVTDLKLFHNHMTIDLVTKFFDYGTKEGKRLVNLFRSEIFKEFAKSENYGMIFTYVWAFNYESDWKFVEDVCGIFEAEGADIYFVELETDLDERLKRNITPHRLEHKPTKRNIEWSENDLKTSMDKYRMNSFEGEIKKENYLRIHNKDLSPEEVAKQIKEHFNL; this is encoded by the coding sequence ATGAAGCTGGTTTTATTATTCGGTCCTCAAGCTGTTGGTAAAATGACCGTTGGGCATGAATTGGAGAAGGTTACCGATCTGAAGCTCTTTCATAATCATATGACGATCGATCTCGTGACAAAGTTTTTTGATTATGGAACGAAAGAAGGAAAACGGCTCGTGAACCTTTTTCGATCTGAGATCTTTAAGGAGTTTGCCAAGAGCGAAAACTACGGAATGATTTTTACATATGTATGGGCCTTTAATTATGAGTCGGATTGGAAGTTTGTTGAGGATGTTTGCGGAATTTTTGAGGCTGAGGGTGCAGACATCTATTTTGTTGAATTGGAGACGGACCTGGATGAGAGGCTGAAACGAAACATAACACCTCACAGACTGGAACACAAACCGACGAAACGAAACATCGAATGGTCTGAAAACGATTTGAAAACTTCAATGGACAAATACCGGATGAATTCTTTTGAAGGCGAGATAAAAAAAGAGAATTACCTGCGTATCCATAACAAAGATTTGAGTCCGGAAGAAGTGGCTAAACAAATAAAAGAACATTTTAATCTTTGA
- a CDS encoding alpha/beta hydrolase — translation MKMQLKDFPVTLFQPEKGNEKEYTVIIYHGWGGRGQSFYEMAEETAKEGFNTIVPELIYHDTRSPLENPFDKKTMQKYFWETIFKSINEFEAFTRALKLEKKKLILVGSSMGGFIASGIYAAHPEIAGLVCVNGSGSFLFTEKLFRKMDNRDFLSKAELDLFKKYDPIGKVKSNSPVLLIHGDKDTIVPIEGQKYFYDYLLQNDENSRVTFNIHNDVNHKFTSEMVDEVIEWMNQADSSL, via the coding sequence ATGAAGATGCAGCTTAAAGATTTTCCGGTTACCTTGTTTCAACCGGAAAAAGGAAATGAAAAAGAGTACACAGTAATTATTTATCATGGCTGGGGTGGCAGAGGCCAAAGCTTTTATGAAATGGCAGAAGAAACAGCGAAAGAAGGGTTTAACACGATTGTTCCAGAGTTAATCTATCATGACACGCGGTCCCCGTTGGAAAACCCTTTTGACAAGAAAACGATGCAGAAGTACTTTTGGGAAACAATTTTTAAAAGTATTAATGAGTTTGAAGCTTTTACACGGGCATTAAAGCTAGAGAAGAAGAAACTTATTCTAGTAGGAAGTTCAATGGGAGGGTTTATTGCCAGCGGTATTTATGCGGCTCACCCTGAAATAGCGGGGTTAGTCTGTGTGAACGGTTCAGGATCTTTTCTGTTTACAGAAAAATTATTTAGAAAAATGGATAATCGAGATTTTCTATCTAAAGCAGAATTAGACCTGTTTAAAAAGTATGATCCTATAGGGAAAGTGAAAAGTAATTCTCCTGTACTGCTGATTCATGGGGATAAAGATACTATAGTACCGATTGAAGGGCAGAAGTATTTTTATGATTATCTCTTACAAAATGATGAAAATAGCCGAGTTACATTTAATATACATAACGATGTTAATCATAAATTCACTTCTGAAATGGTTGATGAAGTCATTGAGTGGATGAATCAGGCCGATTCAAGTCTTTAG
- a CDS encoding sigma-70 family RNA polymerase sigma factor, translating to MPQSKTISLYEQSRELQQQFQTMIDEIGSDLWKYCRYLTGSPWDGEDLFQETVLKAMGGLFTRWHPTNLKSYMYRMATNTWIDHCRREKRNLGSLDEAEEPQEAFTDTLELEEALEKLYHLFTPRQTAVFLLMEVFQFKAEEVASIIKTTPGAVYATTRRMKAKLKNEAPSPSKQTNETKEQKNEIISAYLKAFNQGDLEGILALFGDHVHYEASLGFLETTKDEMREGSLMYGLPRHHAKEFVLWGKPVIVVLADSNQGPLVHDIQYQDVENEKIVYHRSYFFRKEFILAASKELGIPPQLDKAPLNWT from the coding sequence TTGCCACAATCTAAAACAATTAGTTTGTATGAACAGTCACGTGAGCTTCAACAACAGTTTCAAACCATGATTGATGAAATCGGGAGTGATCTTTGGAAGTACTGCCGGTATTTGACGGGCTCGCCTTGGGATGGGGAGGACCTATTTCAGGAAACGGTACTTAAAGCAATGGGCGGCCTTTTTACACGCTGGCATCCTACTAATCTGAAATCCTATATGTACAGAATGGCAACCAACACCTGGATCGACCACTGCAGAAGAGAAAAGCGAAACTTAGGTTCACTAGATGAAGCGGAAGAACCACAAGAAGCTTTCACAGACACGCTCGAATTAGAAGAAGCACTTGAAAAGCTCTATCATCTTTTCACACCAAGACAAACCGCCGTTTTTTTGCTTATGGAAGTCTTTCAATTTAAAGCAGAAGAAGTGGCGAGTATCATCAAGACGACTCCTGGTGCAGTTTATGCCACAACCCGACGGATGAAGGCAAAACTGAAAAACGAGGCACCTTCACCATCTAAACAAACAAATGAAACAAAGGAACAGAAAAACGAAATTATATCTGCCTATTTAAAAGCCTTTAATCAAGGAGATTTAGAAGGAATATTGGCGTTATTCGGTGACCATGTACATTATGAAGCATCTTTAGGATTCTTAGAGACGACAAAAGACGAAATGCGCGAAGGCTCTCTCATGTATGGCTTACCTCGTCACCACGCAAAGGAATTTGTATTATGGGGGAAACCAGTGATTGTCGTGTTAGCTGATTCAAATCAAGGTCCTCTCGTACACGACATACAATATCAAGATGTAGAAAATGAGAAGATCGTCTACCACAGAAGTTATTTCTTCAGAAAGGAATTTATCCTAGCCGCATCAAAAGAATTGGGAATTCCTCCTCAGCTGGATAAAGCACCCTTAAATTGGACGTGA
- a CDS encoding AAA family ATPase, producing MFFIQMAGFPGAGKSTLAREIGKRTGAVVIDHDVVKSALLHSINENTLEPNLAGKISYNIDWSLIEAQLSHGNSVVFDSPCFYKEMIEKGTQLAEKYEASYKYVECILNDYNQINERLRNRNRMISQIKETNQEMFNYGLHNSKKPLNHKCLQVNTNLPIENYIDEVIHYILERNYEITR from the coding sequence ATGTTTTTTATTCAAATGGCCGGTTTCCCAGGTGCAGGTAAGTCAACACTTGCTAGAGAAATAGGAAAACGTACAGGTGCGGTTGTGATTGATCATGATGTTGTAAAATCTGCGTTGTTACACTCTATAAATGAAAACACGTTGGAACCGAACCTTGCAGGGAAGATTTCATACAATATTGATTGGTCTTTAATTGAAGCTCAGTTATCCCATGGCAATAGCGTAGTCTTTGATAGTCCTTGTTTTTATAAAGAAATGATAGAAAAAGGTACTCAACTAGCAGAAAAGTATGAAGCAAGCTATAAGTATGTTGAATGCATTTTAAATGATTATAATCAAATCAATGAACGGTTAAGGAACCGTAATCGAATGATCAGCCAAATTAAAGAAACGAATCAAGAAATGTTCAATTATGGCTTGCATAATAGCAAAAAACCTCTGAATCACAAGTGTTTGCAAGTAAATACAAATTTACCGATAGAGAACTATATTGATGAAGTTATTCATTACATTTTGGAGAGAAACTATGAGATTACCAGATAA
- a CDS encoding aminoglycoside phosphotransferase family protein yields the protein MRLPDKFVRTMKSIHKENANEWLRNFDKMVADYEERWELKVQDPFDLSYNFVAPAIRNNGEEVVLKVVLSRKEFLTELETIKRMKGKGMVKLLEYDTEIGVMILERLSPGVMLAEIESDEEAARIASQIMKSLWIAAPVGTNIQTVTDREYSLKRIIQNNPDGFEQISKETLQEALLIFEQLNSEISNPYLLHGDLHHYNILKDGDSWVAIDPKGLIGDREYDVIQYLLNKLPETNVKDTIEKRIDIFVKELNLDKKRLLLRGFSHAVLSTCWTIEDGNYNEAFLSTIDVFNELLSKENISH from the coding sequence ATGAGATTACCAGATAAATTTGTCAGGACCATGAAAAGCATTCATAAAGAAAATGCCAATGAGTGGCTGAGAAATTTCGATAAGATGGTTGCTGATTATGAAGAGCGTTGGGAGCTTAAAGTCCAAGACCCTTTTGATCTATCCTACAATTTTGTCGCACCTGCTATCCGAAACAATGGTGAAGAAGTGGTGCTGAAGGTTGTACTTTCTCGTAAAGAATTCCTTACTGAACTTGAGACCATTAAGCGAATGAAGGGCAAAGGGATGGTTAAGCTTTTGGAATATGATACAGAAATTGGTGTCATGATTTTGGAACGATTGAGTCCTGGTGTAATGCTTGCAGAAATAGAAAGTGATGAGGAAGCAGCTCGTATTGCTTCACAGATCATGAAGAGCTTGTGGATTGCAGCCCCAGTGGGTACCAATATACAGACGGTAACCGATAGGGAGTATAGTTTGAAGCGCATCATCCAAAACAATCCGGATGGCTTTGAGCAAATTTCCAAAGAGACGCTTCAAGAAGCATTGCTGATTTTTGAACAGCTTAATAGTGAGATAAGCAACCCATACTTGCTTCATGGAGACCTGCATCATTACAACATACTTAAGGATGGCGATTCTTGGGTGGCAATTGATCCAAAAGGTTTAATTGGAGATAGGGAGTATGATGTGATTCAGTATCTGCTGAACAAACTGCCAGAGACGAATGTAAAAGATACCATTGAAAAACGTATAGATATTTTCGTGAAAGAACTTAACCTGGACAAAAAGAGATTGTTGTTAAGGGGGTTCTCTCATGCAGTTTTATCTACGTGCTGGACGATAGAGGACGGTAATTACAATGAAGCATTTTTAAGCACGATTGATGTATTTAATGAGCTTTTATCCAAAGAAAACATATCGCATTAA
- a CDS encoding ArsR/SmtB family transcription factor, whose protein sequence is MNTILNALAEPNRLQIVELLRDGSLTVGEITDKLGMNQPQVSKHLRVLSEAGLVEVQPIANRRYYKLKAEPLKEMNEWVQSFQKLWEDRFDRLDDYLQELQRKKKNKRSE, encoded by the coding sequence ATGAATACAATATTAAATGCTCTCGCCGAGCCAAACCGCCTGCAAATTGTTGAACTATTACGTGATGGTTCCTTAACAGTAGGAGAGATCACCGACAAACTTGGAATGAATCAGCCTCAAGTTTCCAAACACCTCCGAGTACTTAGTGAAGCCGGGCTCGTCGAAGTGCAGCCGATCGCCAATCGACGCTATTACAAATTAAAAGCGGAACCGCTCAAGGAAATGAACGAATGGGTTCAATCTTTTCAAAAACTTTGGGAAGACCGGTTTGATCGGTTGGACGATTATCTGCAGGAACTTCAAAGGAAAAAAAAGAATAAACGAAGCGAATAG